The following proteins are co-located in the Triplophysa dalaica isolate WHDGS20190420 chromosome 2, ASM1584641v1, whole genome shotgun sequence genome:
- the rfc1 gene encoding replication factor C subunit 1 gives MDIRRFFAPTKLAAPKPLNGSSGTDEEPKKKQKSKTKVKSPKSDEKPTGKRKKRAIIDSDSDEDKKESKTKKSSKEVSAPPEKKHPVTYVSDSDSDDTFLSLKKSSKPKQNGTAKSKKESDSGKTKPVKASSTLSKSPVISPTATVKAGLKSSQPTISPKTGPTPPKQTLTSVIDFFGSSSVQRSDKKMVASAKRKAATQDSEGSLSDEVIARELQMDEEMDKEKQIHEDEEFARTLAMLDEAPLSKKARVDSVSPSKSSSQLNSSDTKAKIKKPSPKKSPLKTSSKLAQMKRRQEEEHGETKKDKGEKQIKISPKKEFISPKKEFISPNRSEGAATPRTGSASEGTTKSKSFSTRKGDEPSKTSPTKPEKTSPEDFEKKRANTSAYRSYLNRDGPRSLGSKEIPQGAENCLEGCVFVVTGVLESMERDDAKSLIERYGGKVTGNVSRKTTYLVLGRDSGASKTEKAESFGTKIINEDELLELIKTKPGKKSKYEIAAEAESKSATVKTPNSRGKRTPPAKKATPQGPSPNKRSPSAGKSNSGSASNRSVASRSSSDVKKSLSYDQTKSTSSASHSTTESDGNSLLWVDKYRPRSLKNLIGQQGDQSCANKLIRWLQNWHRHHGGNGKAPPVKFSKFGSKDDGSGFKAALLSGPPGVGKTTTAALVCEELGYSYVEMNASCTRSKNSLKEVIAESLNNTSIKNFYTGASKTVSSKHVLIMDEVDGMAGNEDRGGIQEMIGLIKQSKIPIICMCNDRNHQKIRSLANYCYDLRFQRPRVEQIKGAVMSIAFKEGLKIPPPAVNEIILASNQDIRQVLHNLSMWSAKDKVMTYDGVKADANNAKKDMKLGPFDVCRKVFASGEETAHMSLIDKSDLFFHDYSLAPLFVQENYIHVRPVAAGGNLKNHLVLLSKAADSICDGDLVDKQIRSRQTWSLLPTQAIYASVLPGELMRGYMSQFPTFPSWLGKFSSTGRYSRTIQELASHTSLKTLSSKEAINLDYLPYLRSAILEPLQSQGAEGANQSVKLMDDYDIIKEDVDNIMEISTWGGQPDPYSKLDSKVKAAFTRAYNKESHLTPYSLHVVKKSRKGAVDPELVGELGGESQVQGEEEDDDGVIADAMIKQKKAKPAKKDAKPEKAGDSGKGKGKGKGKGKTRRT, from the exons ATG GACATCAGGAGGTTTTTTGCGCCAACCAAACTTGCAGCGCCAAAACCTTTAAACGGAAGCAGCGGCACCGAtgaagagccgaagaagaaacAAAAATCAAAGACCAAG GTCAAAAGTCCTAAATCTGACGAGAAACCCACTGGAAAACGAAAGAAAAGAGCCATAATCGATTCAG ACTCCGATGAAGACAAGAAAGAGAGTAAAACCAAGAAAAGCTCTAAAGAGGTTTCTGCTCCACCAGAAAAGAAACATCCAGTTACTTATGTGTCTGATTCTG ATTCAGACGATACATTTTTGTCTCTGAAAAAGTCCTCGAAACCCAAACAAAATGGTACGGCTAAGAGCAAAAAGGAATCGGattcaggaaaaacaaaacCGGTCAAGGCATCTTCTACATTGTCTAAATCTCCGGTCATATCCCCGACTGCCACCGTGAAGGCAGGGTTGAAGAGTTCTCAGCCCACCATCTCCCCAAAGACAGGACCGACCCCGCCCAAACAGACACTCACATCAGTTATAGACTTTTTTGGGAGCTCAAGTGTTCAAAGGTCGGACAAGAAAATGGTGGCCAGCGCAAAGAGGAAAGCA GCCACACAGGATTCTGAAGGCTCGCTCAGTGATGAAGTCATTGCAAGAGAACTTCAGATGGATGAAGAAATGGAT AAGGAGAAACAGATTCATGAGGATGAGGAATTTGCAAGAACATTAGCAATGCTTGATGAAGCCCCCTTATCAAAAAAG GCTCGTGTTGATTCAGTCTCCCCCTCCAAGAGCAGCTCGCAGCTCAATTCCTCAGACACCAAAGCCAAGATAAAGAAGCCATCTCCTAAAAAAAGCCCTCTCAAGACGAGCTCCAAACTGGCTCAAATGAAAAGACGACAAGAAGAAGAGCATGGGGAGACGAAAAAAGACAAAGGCGAAAAGCAGATTAAGATCTCCCCGAAGAAAGAGTTCATCTCCCCGAAGAAAGAGTTCATCTCACCGAATCGCTCAGAAGGTGCAGCCACTCCCAGAACTGGAAGTGCTTCAGAGGGAACGACAAAATCAAAAAGTTTTTCCACGCGTAAAGGAGATGAACCCAGTAAAACTTCACCAACAAAACCAGAG aaaacaagTCCTGAAGATTTCGAGAAGAAACGGGCTAACACATCGGCCTACCGAAGTTATCTGAACAGAGATGGCCCACGGTCACTGGGCTCTAAAGAGATACcacag ggAGCGGAGAACTGTCTGGAgggctgtgtgtttgtggtgaCAGGCGTGTTAGAGTCTATGGAAAGGGACGATGCTAAGTCGCTAATAGAGCGTTACGGTGGGAAGGTCACAGGAAACGTCAGCCGCAAAACCACTTACCTTGTTCTTGGACGAGACAGCGGAGCCTCAAAAACAGAGAAG GCGGAGAGTTTTGGCACTAAGATCATTAATGAAGATGAGTTGCTGGAGCTCATAAAAACCAAACCAGGGAAAAAGTCGAAGTATGAAATTGCAGCGGAGGCCGAG AGTAAATCTGCTACAGTAAAGACCCCGAATTCTAGAGGCAAACGCACTCCTCCAGCCAAGAAGGCCACGCCACAAGGGCCCAGCCCCAACAAAAGAAGCCCTTCAGCTGGAAAATCTAATTCTGGATCTGCCTCAAACAGATCTGTTGCCTCTCGCTCAAGTTCAGACGTCAAAAAAAGTTTGAGTTATGATCAGACCAAGTCAACATCATCTGCATCTCACTCCACCACAGAAAGTGATGGAAACAGCCTGTTGTGGGTGGATAAATATCGTCCCCGCAGTCTGAAGAATCTGATCGGGCAGCAGGGGGATCAGAGCTGTGCGAACAAACTTATACGATGGTTACAGAACTGGCACAGACATCACGGTGGCAATGGAAAAGCACCAC CGGTCAAGTTTAGTAAGTTTGGGAGCAAAGATGACGGTTCCGGGTTCAAGGCTGCTCTGTTGTCTGGACCTCCTGGTGTCGGGAAGACCACTACTGCTGCTCTCGTGTGTGAG GAGTTGGGTTACAGCTACGTGGAGATGAATGCCAGTTGCACCCGCAGCAAGAACAGCTTAAAAGAAGTGATTGCCGAATCACTCAACAACACCAGCATTAAGAACTTCTACACCG GTGCATCAAAGACAGTAAGCAGTAAACATGTCCTCATAATGGACGAGGTGGACGGGATGGCAGGAAATGAAGACAGAGGAGGAATACAG GAGATGATTGGTCTGATAAAGCAGTCGAAGATTCCCATCATCTGCATGTGTAATGATCGGAATCATCAGAAGATCCGCTCGCTGGCCAACTATTGCTACGACCTGCGCTTTCAGAGACCCCGTGTGGAGCAGATTAAG GGGGCAGTGATGTCTATAGCTTTCAAAGAGGGGCTGAAGATCCCACCACCAGCAGTTAATGAAATCATCCTGGCTTCCAATCAGGATATTCGACAG GTGCTGCATAACCTGAGCATGTGGTCTGCTAAAGATAAAGTCATGACCTATGACGGGGTCAAAGCTGATGCTAATAATGCTAAGAAGGACATGAAACTG GGTCCGTTTGATGTGTGCCGAAAGGTATTCGCCTCGGGAGAAGAAACCGCTCATATGTCTTTGATTGACAAGTCAGACCTTTTCTTCCATGACTACTCATTAGCACCACTTTTTGTGCAAGAGAACTACATACACGTCCGACCGGTGGCGGCAGG GGGAAATCTAAAGAATCATTTAGTGTTGTTGAGTAAAGCAGCAGACAGTATTTGTGATGGAGATCTAGTGGACAAACAGATCCGCTCCAGACAGACCTGGTCTCTGCTTCCCACACAG gCGATCTATGCCAGCGTGTTGCCAGGGGAACTGATGCGGGGATATATGAGTCAGTTTCCAACTTTTCCCAGCTGGTTGGGCAAGTTTTCATCGACTGGCAGATACAGTCGCACCATCCAGGAGCTTGCTTCACACACAAGTCTAAA GACGCTAAGCAGTAAGGAAGCAATAAATCTGGATTATCTACCGTATTTGCGCTCTGCAATATTGGAGCCACTGCAGTCTCAAGGCGCAGAGGGAGCCAATCAGAGTGTGAAGCTTATGGACgattatgacatcatcaaagaGGATGTTGATAACATAATGGAGATCAGCACATGGGGCGGACAGCCAGATCCTTACTCCAAACTAGATTctaag GTGAAAGCTGCGTTTACACGGGCATACAATAAGGAATCTCATCTAACCCCTTACTCCTTACACGTTGTCAAGAAAAGCCGCAAAGGAGCCGTTGACCCTGAGCTCGTCGGAGAACTTGGCGGTGAATCTCAGGTCcagggagaggaagaggatgATGACGGGGTCATCGCAGATGCCATGATCAAG CAGAAGAAAGCCAAACCAGCTAAAAAAGATGCCAAGCCGGAGAAAGCAGGGGATTCTGGGAAGGGGAAAGGCAAGGGGAAAGGGAAGGGAAAGACCAGAAGAACATAA